From the Drechmeria coniospora strain ARSEF 6962 chromosome 02, whole genome shotgun sequence genome, the window CATCCTTTCCGTCGCGCCCACGACGACTTCCTCGGAGATCTTGGCCAATCGCCAGAGtcggaggacgacgatgaaggagCCGATGgactcggcgacgccctgaGATCCAAGGTCGATGGCGAAGCtcgtgacgatgacgaccgaGTCGAACAGATGAAACCGGGTTGCGAGGTAACTTGACGTCACGTCAGCACGCTGGTGCAACccgtggccggcggcgggtggcGACGATACCTGGGCCCAAACGAGAAGAGGCACGCCGCCAACTCGAGCATGAAGAGAGAGCTAAAGACGAGCGCGGCGACCTCGAGACCGGCCGTGACGGCTTCCACCCagggctcgtcctcgccgtccatctcgcAGGCGATGAGCCGGAGGAAGAGGTTTGCGAGCAAGGCCACGAcatcgagggcgacgacagCCATGATTATGAAATGCTTCTTGCGACTTCCGAGGAGCTGCCTTCCGAGCCGACGGGAGCGGTCGAGATGCTGTGCAAACTTGGTGCCAAATGACGGGAGCTGACGGCTGCCGTGGGCACGCGGGAGGAGCGGGTCGGAGTCAtggtcggccatggcgatgctGGGACTTGGCGGAAATGATGGGACGCGCTCTCTCCTCTAGTCGCAGTAGCATACGGTTGCGTTGTTCGCCTACGGCAGACGAAAGGTGGACGGTCGTTGCAccgtgacgacggcaggACGGTATCCTGTTCTGTAAAGGGAGGGAAATGGCATGGAGGGAAGGGAAACTGGTCAGAGGTGCGGCCAACGATAAAGGGTAGAAATGCATCTACCCAAGGGGCAGCTCAGCGTTTGGGGAATCTAGACAGGGAGCGTTCTGCAGCTTTGCAGGGTTGCTTCGTTCTACGGTGCATGGCATTCGTATGGCACCGGTCGAGGTGTTGGGGGTGAAGTGCAGAGAAGTCGCTAGAAGAGGCACTGGCGATGTGACCCTGC encodes:
- a CDS encoding hydrogen voltage-gated channel 1 gives rise to the protein MADHDSDPLLPRAHGSRQLPSFGTKFAQHLDRSRRLGRQLLGSRKKHFIIMAVVALDVVALLANLFLRLIACEMDGEDEPWVEAVTAGLEVAALVFSSLFMLELAACLFSFGPSYLATRFHLFDSVVIVTSFAIDLGSQGVAESIGSFIVVLRLWRLAKISEEVVVGATERMEMMEQQIEELEGENRLLRAQLGRGLDSHDYAGRE